One segment of Anatilimnocola aggregata DNA contains the following:
- a CDS encoding prepilin peptidase, which yields MMGPLIAVLIFVVALLVGSGINWAVYTLAFRARPISPWSLPPEHAVPRTWLDCVPLYGWWRLRREEHLHGRWFWVRPILIEAVYGAGMVWLFHFETTGGLLPPIPLSAPLATSYWYPMFAAHAALIALLTAATFIDFDEQTIPDTVTLPGTLLLLLVMTIWPTAHLPVIYFGVPLPGVATVESLLLTSRPAVMFPAEFMNWPGLALALTIVWLWWLAIVPGTLTFRRGPLKAAQFYIASIIRHGTWWRLGILFVLISLAVTGTWLWGGTHWQSLLTSLAGLAFAGGLVWGVRIGGSIGLQQEAMGFGDVTLMAMIGVVVGWQASLLVFFLSPAAAVFVALTQFIITRRKDIAFGPYLSLATVIVIVAWRGLWEGYARGIFELGALVPIAIAFFLLAMTGMLMVWRLIRDAIWARIEGH from the coding sequence ATGATGGGGCCGCTGATCGCTGTGCTGATCTTTGTCGTGGCGCTACTGGTCGGTAGTGGAATTAACTGGGCGGTCTACACCCTGGCGTTCCGCGCACGACCGATCAGCCCTTGGTCACTCCCTCCGGAACATGCGGTACCGCGCACTTGGCTCGATTGCGTCCCGCTTTATGGTTGGTGGCGCTTGCGGCGCGAAGAACACCTGCATGGCCGTTGGTTTTGGGTTCGCCCGATACTCATCGAAGCCGTTTATGGGGCGGGCATGGTCTGGCTGTTTCATTTTGAGACGACAGGCGGACTGCTGCCGCCCATTCCGCTCAGCGCGCCGCTCGCCACTAGCTACTGGTATCCCATGTTCGCCGCCCACGCGGCGCTAATCGCCCTGCTGACGGCCGCGACGTTCATTGACTTCGACGAACAAACGATTCCCGATACGGTCACCCTTCCCGGCACGTTGTTGCTCCTGCTAGTGATGACAATTTGGCCGACAGCTCATCTGCCTGTGATCTACTTCGGTGTCCCCCTGCCCGGCGTTGCCACGGTTGAATCACTCCTGCTTACTTCTCGACCAGCGGTTATGTTTCCGGCGGAATTCATGAACTGGCCAGGGTTGGCGCTGGCCCTGACCATCGTTTGGCTGTGGTGGCTGGCCATCGTTCCCGGCACGCTTACTTTTCGCCGCGGCCCACTCAAAGCTGCCCAGTTTTACATCGCAAGTATCATTCGCCACGGCACTTGGTGGCGTTTGGGAATCCTGTTTGTCTTGATTTCGCTGGCTGTGACCGGAACCTGGCTGTGGGGCGGTACACATTGGCAGTCGCTGCTCACCTCTCTGGCTGGACTTGCCTTTGCAGGCGGGCTGGTGTGGGGCGTGCGCATCGGCGGCAGCATTGGGTTGCAGCAAGAGGCGATGGGTTTTGGCGATGTCACGCTCATGGCGATGATTGGTGTCGTGGTCGGTTGGCAAGCGTCGTTGCTGGTCTTTTTTCTCTCTCCGGCAGCTGCCGTTTTTGTCGCGCTGACACAATTCATCATCACCAGGCGCAAAGATATTGCCTTTGGTCCGTATCTTTCTTTGGCAACCGTGATCGTGATCGTTGCCTGGCGTGGACTGTGGGAAGGATATGCCCGTGGCATCTTCGAACTCGGCGCACTCGTCCCCATCGCCATCGCCTTCTTCTTGCTCGCGATGACCGGCATGCTGATGGTGTGGCGCCTCATTCGAGATGCGATTTGGGCGCGCATCGAAGGTCACTAG
- a CDS encoding shikimate kinase, with protein sequence MTSLYLVGYRGCGKTTVARLLGDRLGWPAFDADELLEQQAGQTIREIFALEGEAGFRDRESQVVRELTAREPIVVSWGGGVILREENRTALRTSGHIVWLRARAETLIKRIEQDPTTGARRPNLTAGGGIEEVKQLLAVREPIYAALANLIVDVDDNAPPAIAQHIAAWLVTQQEGRQ encoded by the coding sequence ATGACCAGTCTTTATCTTGTTGGCTATCGCGGCTGCGGCAAAACCACAGTAGCCCGCCTTCTGGGTGATCGCCTCGGGTGGCCGGCGTTCGATGCCGACGAACTCCTGGAGCAGCAGGCAGGACAGACGATCCGCGAGATTTTTGCTCTCGAAGGCGAAGCAGGATTTCGTGATCGCGAAAGTCAGGTTGTCCGGGAACTAACAGCGCGCGAACCGATCGTGGTCTCTTGGGGGGGCGGTGTCATCTTGCGAGAGGAAAACCGGACGGCGCTGCGCACTAGCGGCCACATTGTCTGGCTGCGAGCTCGCGCCGAAACGCTCATAAAGCGAATCGAACAAGATCCCACCACCGGAGCGCGGCGACCGAACCTCACAGCCGGGGGCGGTATTGAAGAAGTGAAGCAGCTACTCGCAGTGCGCGAACCGATCTATGCCGCACTCGCGAACTTGATTGTCGACGTGGATGATAACGCACCACCTGCAATCGCGCAGCATATCGCCGCCTGGCTGGTGACTCAGCAGGAAGGTCGGCAATGA
- a CDS encoding PilZ domain-containing protein: MNSSEQRNAFRIQMPDGQKKARLRIEGRSFDVQLLDASSTGVAIACPLTVGLEIDDKCELHTPSGGSFIRIVRKEVFSDGILLGAERTGDLSDAKRGWLAAVLEFVTPPKYSVEGFSAKLAVGWAAGLVLAICGMVYACWHFGWLATHQPLAAAPAVQLPLSTPVVEEQLQQAVRTVEAALPEVPVVTSESDLRALKIFNQQKLLLLPETARRLRLTPAQESQIQRAVEAAAAAAADTSRNDFWESIRRSEVQILSVLSPGQVKAWRQLNGT, from the coding sequence ATGAATTCCTCAGAACAGCGTAATGCTTTTCGCATTCAGATGCCCGACGGGCAGAAGAAGGCGAGGCTGCGCATTGAGGGTCGGTCGTTCGATGTACAGCTGCTCGATGCTTCGTCAACGGGCGTCGCAATTGCTTGCCCGCTGACTGTGGGACTCGAAATCGACGATAAGTGCGAACTCCATACGCCGAGCGGCGGCAGCTTCATTCGCATTGTGCGGAAGGAAGTCTTTTCCGACGGCATCTTGCTGGGTGCGGAGCGTACGGGTGATCTGTCGGATGCCAAGCGAGGTTGGCTGGCGGCGGTTCTGGAGTTTGTGACGCCGCCGAAATACTCTGTCGAAGGCTTCTCTGCCAAGCTGGCGGTGGGCTGGGCCGCAGGTTTAGTCCTTGCCATCTGTGGAATGGTCTACGCCTGTTGGCACTTTGGCTGGCTGGCGACGCATCAGCCGTTAGCTGCGGCACCAGCCGTGCAACTTCCGTTGAGCACGCCCGTAGTTGAAGAGCAGCTGCAACAGGCGGTTCGCACCGTCGAAGCTGCCTTGCCGGAGGTTCCGGTCGTTACTTCGGAAAGTGATCTCCGCGCGCTGAAGATATTCAACCAACAGAAGCTGTTGCTCTTGCCCGAAACGGCTCGCCGCCTACGTTTAACCCCCGCGCAAGAAAGCCAGATTCAGCGGGCCGTCGAAGCCGCCGCAGCAGCAGCGGCCGATACCTCGCGGAACGACTTCTGGGAATCCATTCGCCGCAGTGAAGTCCAAATTCTGAGCGTGCTCAGCCCGGGGCAAGTCAAAGCCTGGCGTCAACTGAACGGCACTTAA
- a CDS encoding YIP1 family protein has product MPIELTCSQCGRQLRVPDASAGKMARCPGCQTINQIPASAPSSPGMLSPGLGSLGANPSGLGSFDPKPLEPLPPQAFPTPTTPPAPTAPTWMPSAGAFSPLPPAGHSGPATNPFAEATPLGESKPGSNQPFSFAPSAANPYASPGGGFLPHQVPQQAGVGQGLPWELSMGLGTWFETLKLILFEMNEAFRRMKPTGGHLVPILFFLSCSTIFWTYNLVLQAGMGALQAGGGGDDEFVWEMLSMAFGMGILCLLMPIFCYLGAALLHGCLYLVGGANLGFETTLRVMAYSLGGMCIVAMVPCVGSCVFFVWGIACLANALMEAQRCTTGQGIGAVALMIVVLVGSAFVLVVGALALNSLNAFQN; this is encoded by the coding sequence ATGCCCATCGAACTCACTTGCTCGCAATGCGGCCGTCAATTGCGAGTGCCCGACGCCAGCGCCGGAAAAATGGCGCGTTGTCCCGGTTGTCAGACGATCAATCAGATTCCTGCCAGTGCCCCGTCATCGCCGGGTATGTTGTCACCAGGTCTCGGCAGTCTGGGTGCAAATCCGAGTGGACTTGGTTCGTTCGACCCAAAACCATTGGAGCCCTTGCCACCACAAGCATTTCCAACGCCCACAACTCCACCCGCTCCCACGGCACCCACGTGGATGCCGAGTGCTGGTGCATTTTCTCCGCTCCCTCCCGCGGGACATTCCGGACCAGCGACAAATCCGTTTGCCGAAGCAACGCCTTTGGGCGAATCCAAGCCGGGCTCGAATCAGCCGTTTTCGTTTGCACCATCCGCCGCTAATCCTTATGCCTCGCCAGGGGGCGGCTTCTTGCCGCATCAAGTGCCACAGCAGGCAGGTGTCGGTCAAGGGTTGCCGTGGGAGTTGTCGATGGGCCTGGGCACCTGGTTCGAGACACTCAAGTTGATTTTGTTTGAAATGAACGAGGCTTTTCGGCGGATGAAGCCCACCGGCGGGCACTTGGTACCAATATTGTTTTTTCTAAGCTGCTCGACCATTTTCTGGACGTACAACCTGGTGCTGCAGGCTGGCATGGGGGCACTTCAAGCCGGGGGAGGTGGCGATGACGAGTTTGTCTGGGAAATGCTGAGCATGGCGTTTGGCATGGGCATACTTTGTTTACTGATGCCCATCTTTTGCTACCTCGGGGCGGCGCTGCTACACGGCTGCCTGTATTTGGTCGGAGGTGCCAACCTCGGTTTCGAAACGACGCTTCGCGTGATGGCCTACAGCTTGGGCGGGATGTGCATCGTTGCCATGGTGCCCTGCGTGGGGAGTTGCGTGTTCTTTGTCTGGGGTATCGCCTGCCTGGCGAACGCGCTGATGGAAGCGCAGCGCTGCACCACTGGACAAGGAATCGGTGCGGTCGCACTGATGATCGTCGTTCTGGTCGGCAGCGCGTTCGTGCTGGTAGTGGGCGCTCTCGCCTTAAATTCGCTTAACGCTTTTCAAAACTAA
- a CDS encoding YIP1 family protein codes for MPFGAAAPVNPYASPNIGYQTPAPQKSKAGRAGLPWEKSRRKDVKAYIDTAKLVSFEPGRAFSMMLQRGDMGGPMMFSMLGLSIGAVANIVWGVPLTYIQMTLLDAPADAIGAAVLMNLIGNVVAGAVGVVLGATLGNLIAAAILHICLLITGGSRQTFDTSFRIVAFSQGSLTWLQLIPVIGPVIQVFWSIGVNIVAVHKAHEVPMGRAALVVLLPLIACFMLLALIGVLFFSVIVAALSQAPR; via the coding sequence ATGCCATTTGGAGCTGCGGCACCCGTCAATCCATATGCTTCGCCGAACATTGGTTATCAAACGCCAGCGCCGCAGAAGTCCAAAGCTGGTCGAGCTGGCCTGCCTTGGGAGAAGTCTCGCAGGAAAGATGTTAAGGCGTACATCGATACCGCCAAACTGGTTTCGTTCGAACCGGGCCGCGCTTTCTCGATGATGCTGCAACGGGGCGACATGGGTGGCCCGATGATGTTCTCGATGCTCGGGCTGAGCATCGGTGCCGTGGCGAACATTGTCTGGGGCGTGCCGCTGACATACATCCAGATGACGCTGCTTGATGCGCCGGCCGACGCCATCGGTGCGGCGGTGCTGATGAACCTGATTGGCAATGTGGTGGCTGGGGCGGTCGGCGTGGTGCTGGGGGCAACGCTCGGCAATTTGATCGCTGCCGCGATTCTGCATATCTGTCTGCTGATCACGGGGGGGAGCCGGCAAACATTTGATACCTCCTTCCGGATTGTCGCTTTTTCACAAGGCTCGCTCACCTGGCTTCAACTCATTCCAGTCATTGGTCCGGTCATTCAGGTCTTCTGGTCGATTGGGGTCAACATTGTGGCGGTGCACAAGGCTCATGAAGTGCCGATGGGGCGAGCCGCGTTGGTGGTACTGCTGCCGCTGATTGCTTGCTTTATGCTGTTGGCTCTGATTGGTGTTTTGTTTTTCTCTGTAATCGTGGCGGCTTTGTCGCAAGCTCCCCGTTGA
- a CDS encoding acetylxylan esterase, translated as MFFRTTLALAAIFLPLVALAETKLQVTTDKPAAIYEPGEAVVWKVVAKDGETLVPGKITYTVKRGGLKEIAKGEATGSETTVRHQDPADAAKAPGVVLLEVTFKPDGDGKELKASGAAVYSPEKITRSTPVPADFDEFWKTKIAELDAVPMNVQVEKVDIGDANIEYYKITMDNIRGRKIYGQLAKPVGGEKLPALLQVQWAGVYPLNRDWVLGPARQGRLAFNIIAHGLPIDEPAKFYQEKAAKELSDYPGQGNDDRETSYFLPMFLSCRRAVDYLTQRPDWDKKHLVVQGGSQGGYQAIVTAGIHPAVTAFAANVPAGCDHTGKQAGRAPGWPNWASRQKKDVEKMLETSRYFDAMNFATRVKVPGLIGLGLIDPVCPAEGVLATCNELQGPEQIVIMPLADHGGDHKAYYAKFGPFLDKQLKD; from the coding sequence ATGTTCTTTCGCACCACGCTCGCGCTGGCCGCGATCTTTCTCCCGTTGGTCGCGCTGGCCGAAACGAAGTTGCAGGTTACCACCGACAAGCCCGCGGCCATTTATGAACCGGGCGAAGCAGTGGTCTGGAAGGTGGTGGCCAAAGATGGCGAGACCTTGGTCCCCGGCAAAATCACCTACACCGTGAAGCGCGGCGGACTCAAGGAAATCGCCAAAGGCGAAGCAACCGGCAGCGAAACCACCGTCCGTCATCAAGACCCAGCTGACGCGGCGAAGGCGCCCGGCGTTGTTTTGCTCGAAGTGACATTCAAGCCCGACGGTGACGGGAAAGAATTGAAGGCCAGCGGCGCTGCCGTCTATTCCCCCGAGAAGATCACTCGTTCCACGCCCGTCCCTGCTGACTTCGATGAGTTCTGGAAAACCAAGATCGCCGAACTCGATGCGGTGCCCATGAACGTGCAGGTCGAGAAGGTCGACATCGGCGATGCCAATATCGAATACTACAAGATCACGATGGACAACATTCGTGGCCGCAAGATCTACGGCCAACTGGCCAAGCCGGTCGGCGGCGAGAAACTCCCCGCCCTCTTGCAAGTGCAATGGGCCGGCGTCTATCCGCTGAATCGCGATTGGGTTCTCGGTCCCGCGCGGCAAGGACGGCTGGCCTTCAACATCATCGCTCACGGCCTGCCCATCGACGAACCGGCCAAGTTTTATCAAGAGAAGGCTGCGAAGGAACTCAGCGATTACCCCGGCCAGGGAAATGATGATCGCGAGACCAGCTACTTCCTGCCGATGTTCCTATCCTGCCGCCGCGCGGTCGACTACCTCACCCAGCGGCCCGATTGGGACAAGAAGCATCTCGTGGTGCAGGGTGGCAGCCAAGGTGGTTATCAGGCCATCGTCACCGCAGGCATTCATCCGGCCGTCACCGCCTTCGCTGCCAACGTCCCTGCGGGCTGCGATCACACCGGCAAGCAAGCGGGGCGTGCGCCGGGTTGGCCCAACTGGGCGAGTCGGCAGAAAAAAGACGTCGAGAAGATGCTCGAGACCTCGCGTTACTTCGACGCCATGAACTTCGCGACTCGCGTCAAGGTCCCCGGGCTCATCGGCCTCGGCCTGATCGACCCCGTCTGTCCCGCCGAAGGTGTGCTCGCCACCTGCAACGAACTGCAAGGCCCCGAGCAAATCGTCATCATGCCTCTGGCCGATCACGGCGGCGACCACAAAGCCTACTACGCCAAGTTCGGTCCATTCCTCGACAAACAGTTAAAGGACTAA
- a CDS encoding VOC family protein, giving the protein MKINSAATVFTVTDLDASLRYYVDVLGFREAFRFGQYAGIERDECRLHLSQQGNPNASQPGSGAVYIFCNEVDGYFAEITGRGAVAAEEPKTYEYGMRDFIVRDPDGNQVSFGTAVNSPGPPPTESYRSEYLKPERIRSAIVQLPPILFRLLGKCEYSVSYGVGTRLHGSLLFHPLGVPTDYLPSFLEDSLEQKIVEPGGTDLIIDAPNGELSLLFCHEADIHVDGTNHDLIQRFITCEELADIKFTLKANLNSQSG; this is encoded by the coding sequence ATGAAAATCAACAGTGCTGCGACCGTCTTCACCGTGACCGACCTCGATGCTTCGCTGCGGTACTATGTCGACGTGCTCGGCTTTCGCGAAGCGTTTCGTTTCGGGCAATATGCGGGCATTGAGCGCGACGAATGCCGCCTGCATTTGTCACAGCAAGGCAATCCAAACGCGAGCCAACCCGGTTCGGGCGCGGTGTATATCTTTTGCAATGAAGTCGACGGCTATTTTGCCGAGATTACCGGCCGCGGTGCCGTGGCAGCAGAGGAACCGAAGACCTACGAATATGGAATGCGGGATTTCATCGTGCGCGATCCCGACGGAAATCAAGTTTCGTTTGGGACGGCGGTGAATTCACCCGGGCCCCCTCCAACCGAAAGTTATCGGTCTGAGTATCTAAAGCCCGAGCGAATACGATCCGCGATTGTGCAACTCCCCCCGATTCTGTTTCGACTACTGGGCAAGTGCGAATACTCTGTTTCCTACGGCGTTGGAACTCGTCTCCACGGCTCGTTACTGTTCCACCCGTTGGGCGTACCAACGGACTACCTGCCGTCTTTCCTAGAAGATTCCCTGGAGCAGAAAATTGTTGAGCCTGGAGGTACCGACTTAATCATCGATGCTCCTAATGGCGAACTAAGCCTGTTGTTTTGCCACGAGGCCGACATTCATGTTGACGGCACGAACCATGACTTGATTCAACGTTTCATCACATGTGAAGAGCTTGCCGACATCAAGTTCACCTTGAAGGCTAATCTAAACTCACAATCTGGGTAA
- a CDS encoding DinB family protein, with translation MKPYLQRMFRYVAWADQRTLATVRVTAAAQAEALPLMAHLLAAEHVWLSRLQQREPRHAVWPALTLDECEQLAAENEAGYCEFLENLAENHLIDMKHYRNAAGQEFATLVIDILTQVIAHGPYHRGQIAKIIGRHGGTVPSTDFIIFTREGG, from the coding sequence ATGAAACCGTACCTGCAGCGGATGTTCCGCTATGTGGCTTGGGCAGATCAACGAACATTAGCAACCGTGCGTGTTACTGCCGCGGCACAGGCAGAAGCGTTGCCGCTAATGGCCCACCTGCTGGCCGCTGAGCACGTGTGGCTCTCGCGCTTGCAGCAGCGTGAACCGCGCCATGCCGTTTGGCCCGCGCTGACGCTCGACGAGTGCGAACAGCTGGCGGCAGAGAACGAAGCGGGCTATTGCGAGTTTTTGGAGAACCTGGCCGAGAACCACCTGATCGATATGAAGCACTATCGCAACGCGGCCGGTCAGGAGTTTGCGACGCTGGTCATCGATATTCTCACGCAGGTGATTGCGCACGGTCCCTATCACCGCGGGCAGATCGCCAAGATCATTGGCCGCCACGGTGGCACGGTCCCTAGCACCGATTTCATCATTTTCACGCGCGAGGGTGGTTGA
- a CDS encoding SRPBCC family protein has protein sequence MSTGTVRFQRVLRTSPEKVYRAFLDADAMVKWLPPHGFTGKVHQIDVRVGGTYKMSFTNFTSGHSHSFGGEYLELVPNEKIRHTDVFDDPNLPGQMETTITLKQVSCGTEVNIVQSGIPAVIPTEACCLGWQESLQLLALLVEPEIPG, from the coding sequence ATGTCGACCGGAACCGTTCGCTTTCAGCGAGTACTGCGTACGTCGCCCGAGAAGGTCTATCGCGCTTTTCTCGATGCCGATGCGATGGTCAAGTGGTTGCCGCCGCATGGCTTCACTGGCAAGGTGCATCAAATCGATGTGCGGGTCGGCGGCACCTACAAAATGTCGTTCACCAATTTCACCAGCGGCCACAGCCACTCGTTTGGCGGCGAGTACTTGGAACTCGTTCCCAACGAAAAGATTCGCCACACCGACGTATTCGACGATCCGAACTTGCCCGGCCAGATGGAAACCACCATCACGCTAAAGCAAGTCAGTTGCGGGACCGAGGTGAACATCGTCCAATCAGGCATCCCCGCCGTGATTCCCACCGAAGCTTGCTGCCTCGGTTGGCAGGAATCGCTGCAGCTACTTGCGCTGCTCGTTGAACCAGAAATTCCTGGTTAG
- a CDS encoding DoxX family protein has protein sequence MPQESTVPQPSQPRWMTYTGWFFTLLIFGTLLFSAWMKFSVVLKIGPWEDAAKEFSSLGISPETMAMIGGVEVVCALLYLFPRTAILGAVLLQGYLAAAFCTHLIARERNPAAEFELAPLIVAALMWLGILLREPRLRAIMFWR, from the coding sequence GTGCCTCAAGAATCGACCGTGCCGCAGCCCTCGCAGCCGCGCTGGATGACCTACACAGGCTGGTTTTTCACCCTGCTGATTTTTGGCACGCTGTTGTTCAGCGCGTGGATGAAGTTCAGCGTAGTGCTGAAGATCGGCCCTTGGGAGGACGCTGCCAAGGAGTTCAGCTCGCTCGGCATCTCGCCTGAGACCATGGCCATGATTGGGGGCGTGGAAGTGGTCTGCGCGCTGCTGTATCTCTTTCCCAGAACGGCCATCTTGGGTGCCGTGCTGCTGCAGGGTTATTTGGCCGCAGCGTTTTGCACTCATCTCATCGCCCGCGAACGGAACCCCGCGGCCGAGTTCGAACTGGCCCCACTCATTGTCGCCGCGCTGATGTGGCTCGGCATCTTGTTGCGCGAGCCGCGCCTGCGCGCGATTATGTTCTGGCGATAG